From one Salinibacterium hongtaonis genomic stretch:
- a CDS encoding DNA gyrase/topoisomerase IV subunit B — translation MSSSDYSARHLSVLEGLEAVRKRPGMYIGSTDSRGLMHCLWEIIDNSVDEALAGHGSTIEVILHPDGSVEVRDKARGIPVDIEPKTGLSGVEVVFTKLHAGGKFGSGSYASSGGLHGVGASVVNALSERLDVEVDRDGVTWAMSFHRGEPGIFADSGEPSPTAPFTPFEKKSELRKIGKVKKGVSGTRVRYWADPQIFTRGANFQIDELFSRARQTAFLIGGLTLTVIDRRGDDEVTESFTFEGGLSEFVDFLAPDTALTSTWRMTGSGTFTETVPVLDERGHMVATELERHCEVDIALRWGTGYETVFRSFVNIISTPKGGTHQAGFEQGLLKFLRSQVELNARRLKVGNDKLEKDDVLAGLTAVLTVRLPEPQFEGQTKEILGTPAVRAIVASVITKQMKELFSSPKRDDKAQSALVLDKIVAEMKSRVSARAHKETQRRKNALENSTLPAKLVDCRSNDVGNSELFIVEGDSALGTAKLARDSEYQALLPIRGKILNVQKASVSDMLSNAECASIIQVIGAGSGRSFDLSAARYGKVIIMSDADVDGAHIRTLLLTLFFRYMPDMIRDGRIYAAVPPLHRVVVMNPGSKPNDILYTYSEAELQAVLSQLKKQGKRYQDPIQRYKGLGEMDADQLATTTMDRSHRTLRRVNISDAARSEKVFDLLMGNDVAPRKEFIIEGSAGLSRDRIDV, via the coding sequence GTGTCGAGTTCTGACTACTCCGCCCGCCATCTGTCTGTGCTTGAAGGCCTTGAGGCCGTTCGCAAGCGCCCAGGTATGTACATCGGTTCTACCGATTCACGGGGTCTCATGCACTGTCTGTGGGAGATCATCGACAACTCGGTTGACGAGGCTCTTGCGGGTCATGGGTCAACCATCGAGGTGATTCTTCACCCCGACGGCAGTGTCGAAGTGCGTGACAAAGCGCGCGGAATCCCCGTAGACATCGAGCCCAAGACGGGGCTGTCCGGCGTCGAGGTTGTCTTCACCAAGCTCCACGCCGGCGGCAAGTTTGGGAGCGGATCGTATGCTTCGTCGGGCGGTCTGCACGGTGTGGGAGCATCCGTCGTCAACGCACTCTCCGAGCGCCTCGATGTTGAGGTCGATCGCGACGGCGTGACCTGGGCGATGTCCTTCCACCGGGGTGAACCCGGCATCTTCGCCGACTCTGGCGAACCGAGCCCTACCGCGCCCTTTACTCCGTTTGAAAAAAAGAGCGAACTTCGCAAGATCGGCAAGGTCAAGAAGGGCGTTTCGGGGACCCGGGTTCGGTACTGGGCTGACCCTCAGATCTTCACACGTGGAGCGAACTTTCAGATCGATGAACTGTTCTCCCGTGCGCGGCAGACGGCGTTTCTCATCGGGGGGCTCACGCTCACGGTCATCGATCGCCGCGGCGACGACGAGGTCACGGAATCCTTCACATTTGAGGGCGGTCTTTCGGAGTTCGTAGATTTTCTTGCGCCCGACACGGCGCTCACCAGCACGTGGCGGATGACCGGCTCTGGCACGTTCACTGAGACCGTTCCGGTTCTCGACGAACGAGGCCACATGGTGGCAACGGAGCTTGAGCGCCACTGCGAGGTCGACATCGCCCTTCGCTGGGGCACCGGATACGAAACCGTGTTTCGCAGTTTTGTGAACATCATTTCGACCCCCAAGGGTGGAACGCATCAGGCGGGCTTCGAGCAGGGGCTGCTCAAGTTTTTGCGGTCGCAGGTCGAGCTCAACGCGCGTCGGCTGAAGGTCGGCAACGACAAGCTGGAGAAGGACGACGTGCTGGCGGGTTTGACCGCGGTGTTGACCGTTCGTCTTCCCGAACCGCAGTTCGAGGGGCAGACCAAGGAGATCCTCGGCACGCCCGCAGTGCGGGCGATCGTGGCCAGCGTCATCACGAAGCAGATGAAGGAACTCTTCTCCTCGCCGAAGCGAGACGACAAGGCGCAGAGCGCTCTCGTCCTCGACAAAATCGTCGCGGAGATGAAGTCGCGGGTTTCTGCGCGCGCCCATAAAGAGACTCAGCGCCGCAAGAACGCACTCGAAAACTCGACGCTTCCGGCAAAGCTGGTGGATTGCCGCAGCAACGACGTCGGCAACAGCGAGCTGTTTATCGTGGAGGGTGATTCTGCGCTGGGAACAGCAAAGCTCGCCCGGGATAGCGAATATCAGGCGCTCTTGCCAATTCGAGGCAAGATTCTCAACGTGCAGAAGGCGTCCGTCTCTGACATGCTCTCCAATGCCGAGTGCGCGTCGATCATTCAGGTGATCGGTGCTGGCTCGGGGCGAAGCTTTGATCTGTCGGCCGCACGCTACGGCAAGGTCATCATCATGAGCGACGCCGATGTCGACGGCGCGCACATCAGGACCCTGCTCTTGACTCTGTTCTTCCGGTACATGCCCGACATGATCAGGGACGGCCGCATCTACGCGGCAGTTCCCCCTCTGCACCGTGTAGTCGTAATGAATCCGGGCTCGAAGCCCAACGACATCCTCTACACATACTCCGAAGCGGAACTTCAGGCGGTGCTCTCCCAGCTAAAGAAGCAGGGCAAGCGTTACCAGGATCCGATTCAGCGCTACAAGGGACTCGGCGAGATGGATGCCGACCAGCTGGCCACGACCACGATGGACCGTTCACACCGCACGCTGCGCCGCGTGAACATTTCGGATGCCGCACGCTCCGAAAAGGTGTTTGATCTTCTCATGGGCAACGATGTGGCACCCCGCAAGGAGTTCATCATCGAGGGCTCGGCCGGGCTGAGCCGAGACCGTATCGACGTCTAG
- a CDS encoding DUF7455 domain-containing protein encodes MSQISTEIAESDSYQLTASDRCDSCGAQAYIRVAIGDSELLFCAHHGRRHQEKLEAVATEWLDESRRLEESRA; translated from the coding sequence ATGTCTCAGATTTCTACCGAGATCGCGGAGAGTGACTCCTACCAGCTCACCGCATCCGACCGCTGCGACAGCTGTGGAGCCCAGGCTTACATCCGCGTTGCGATCGGCGATAGCGAATTGCTATTCTGCGCGCACCACGGTCGCCGCCACCAGGAGAAGCTCGAAGCAGTCGCCACAGAGTGGCTTGACGAGTCGCGCAGGCTTGAAGAGAGCCGCGCCTAG
- a CDS encoding alanine racemase gives MASEAIVDLGAFAHNVRHLRSVVRPAELMVVLKANAYGHGVAETGAAAVAAGARWLGVLDIDSALRLRESGIDPGIRIMAWQYLPDQRFDRAVQADIDLGVSTITELEAVAAAAGAAPARIHLKIDTGLMRNGATADDWPALVVAARELQARRRVAIVGIWTHLAEASEDADSAAVDRFVAAVDVAAGLGVTFEFRHLAASSAGFRRDDVRFDMVRMGGHTWGIPSFDGVTASDMGLIPVMTLRSEVTAVKGDLAEVPLGYADGVPVRAAGLLDVAIRGRRRRIRSVGNDYVVIEDSADVAVGDEVTLFGSGAAGEQTVREWGDLTQTLGDEIVTRISSRVARRYVGDANST, from the coding sequence GTGGCATCCGAAGCGATCGTGGACCTGGGCGCATTTGCCCACAATGTGCGCCATCTCCGTTCAGTCGTACGCCCCGCAGAGTTGATGGTCGTGCTGAAGGCCAATGCCTATGGGCATGGAGTAGCCGAGACGGGTGCCGCAGCAGTGGCAGCAGGCGCACGCTGGCTCGGTGTTCTTGACATTGACTCGGCGCTTCGCCTGAGGGAGTCGGGCATCGACCCGGGGATCAGGATTATGGCGTGGCAGTACCTGCCTGACCAACGGTTTGACCGTGCGGTTCAGGCTGATATCGATCTCGGAGTTTCCACGATTACCGAGCTCGAGGCCGTCGCTGCTGCGGCCGGGGCTGCCCCTGCTCGAATCCACCTCAAGATCGATACCGGTCTCATGCGCAACGGGGCTACTGCCGACGATTGGCCAGCGCTCGTAGTCGCTGCCCGTGAACTGCAGGCTAGGCGGCGCGTTGCGATCGTCGGCATCTGGACTCATTTGGCTGAGGCATCAGAAGACGCAGACTCAGCGGCGGTTGATCGGTTTGTTGCCGCCGTCGACGTTGCGGCTGGTCTGGGCGTGACGTTCGAGTTCCGTCACCTGGCCGCGAGTTCCGCTGGGTTCCGGCGTGACGACGTGCGCTTCGACATGGTGCGGATGGGCGGGCACACCTGGGGTATTCCGTCCTTCGATGGCGTAACGGCCAGCGACATGGGGCTGATCCCGGTGATGACGCTCCGGAGCGAGGTTACGGCGGTAAAAGGTGACCTTGCCGAGGTCCCACTTGGATACGCCGATGGCGTGCCGGTGCGTGCGGCTGGCCTGCTCGACGTGGCCATCCGTGGTCGTCGCCGACGCATCCGCTCGGTCGGAAACGACTATGTAGTCATCGAAGATTCTGCGGATGTCGCCGTCGGCGACGAGGTAACTCTGTTTGGTTCGGGGGCGGCCGGAGAGCAGACCGTTCGCGAGTGGGGCGACCTCACCCAGACACTGGGCGATGAGATCGTCACACGTATCTCCAGCCGGGTAGCGCGCCGCTACGTAGGCGACGCGAACTCTACCTAG
- a CDS encoding alanine racemase gives MTDGASRTPWRGLYVSRAAVRKNVAALLKAANASSAMVELPGNAYGHGLVEAAITVVPAGAGAISVTNADDAIALRESGFTGPVWVTRIATDDSLPALAERGIGVVAGTDSLAIRALDAGIASLGISHGSGMRSASADDVVAIAASISLHPAHNELRSLVVIADSPSHADDAANTLGAHDLAIDAIYVRAGLPLTVDGGFLPVLGAAVFGLSESDEAPAGVVPAARLTAPVLSLKHARAGIGVSYGYTYVTSTSTTLALVPFGYGDGIDRSAGNTVEAQIAGQRFTIAGRVAMDASVFDIQDAAVAIGDEVVFFGSGEGGEPTAQEWAAALSMPSAAIVAGLTDRVNRMWV, from the coding sequence ATGACTGATGGCGCATCCCGCACCCCGTGGCGAGGTCTGTACGTCAGCAGAGCGGCCGTGCGCAAGAACGTTGCGGCCCTCCTTAAGGCCGCCAACGCTTCGAGCGCGATGGTAGAGCTGCCGGGCAACGCGTATGGGCATGGTCTCGTCGAGGCTGCGATTACCGTCGTTCCTGCGGGCGCCGGGGCGATATCAGTGACGAACGCTGATGATGCCATTGCGCTCCGTGAGTCCGGGTTCACCGGGCCCGTCTGGGTGACTCGAATCGCCACGGACGACAGCCTGCCGGCACTGGCCGAACGCGGGATCGGTGTTGTTGCGGGGACCGACTCGCTGGCGATTCGAGCGCTCGATGCCGGTATTGCGTCTCTGGGGATTTCGCACGGCAGCGGGATGCGAAGTGCTTCGGCGGACGATGTCGTCGCCATCGCCGCATCGATTTCGCTTCATCCGGCTCACAACGAGCTGAGAAGTCTCGTGGTTATAGCGGATTCGCCGTCGCACGCGGATGACGCGGCAAACACGCTGGGTGCTCACGACCTTGCTATCGATGCGATCTACGTTCGCGCGGGACTTCCTTTGACCGTCGATGGCGGTTTCTTGCCGGTTCTGGGTGCGGCCGTGTTCGGGCTCAGTGAATCTGACGAGGCGCCTGCCGGTGTCGTTCCCGCCGCACGTCTCACGGCCCCGGTGCTGTCCCTCAAGCACGCCCGAGCCGGTATCGGAGTGAGCTACGGCTATACCTACGTCACCAGCACGTCCACGACGCTGGCCCTCGTGCCATTCGGATATGGCGACGGCATTGATAGGTCGGCTGGCAATACCGTCGAGGCTCAGATCGCAGGGCAACGGTTCACTATCGCAGGAAGGGTCGCGATGGACGCGAGCGTCTTTGACATCCAGGATGCCGCCGTGGCGATCGGCGATGAGGTGGTCTTCTTCGGTTCCGGTGAGGGCGGAGAACCTACTGCCCAGGAGTGGGCCGCTGCGCTCAGCATGCCGAGTGCGGCGATCGTCGCTGGTCTCACCGACAGGGTGAACAGGATGTGGGTCTAG
- a CDS encoding type 1 glutamine amidotransferase, with amino-acid sequence MTTLTILELFPEHLAVNGDMGNVIVVCERLRLAGIDSVHVKHNPGDALPASVDMVLVGTGPVSAQRVLEPAVAEIAQQLVAWRDAGVPMLAVTGGMQLLGSTIALPNGVAVAGAGLFPIHTDATAARVVTNCFAVDVPELGRLIGIENHGSRTTLTDGASAFGTVATGVGNDGRTEGVHVANAIGTHIQGPALAMNPVLADHLIEIAASRAGLRYELTEAHHRLDALASDCRAILARGAGIPVAGPVAA; translated from the coding sequence ATGACGACCCTGACCATCCTCGAGCTCTTTCCTGAGCACCTGGCAGTCAACGGCGATATGGGCAATGTCATTGTGGTGTGCGAGAGGCTTCGCCTGGCTGGCATCGACAGCGTTCACGTGAAGCACAACCCGGGCGATGCGCTTCCCGCATCAGTCGACATGGTGCTTGTGGGTACCGGGCCGGTCTCAGCGCAGCGGGTGTTGGAGCCTGCGGTTGCTGAGATCGCTCAGCAGCTCGTTGCCTGGCGCGACGCCGGCGTGCCAATGCTTGCGGTAACCGGTGGAATGCAGCTTCTTGGCTCCACGATCGCTCTCCCGAACGGTGTTGCGGTCGCAGGTGCGGGGCTTTTCCCCATCCACACGGATGCCACCGCTGCTCGGGTGGTGACCAACTGCTTCGCCGTCGATGTACCGGAGCTGGGCCGCCTGATCGGCATCGAGAACCACGGATCCCGCACGACGCTCACCGACGGAGCTTCCGCTTTCGGCACGGTTGCGACAGGGGTGGGCAACGACGGGCGAACAGAAGGCGTTCATGTCGCCAACGCCATCGGCACTCATATTCAGGGGCCTGCTCTTGCAATGAACCCCGTTCTGGCCGATCACCTTATTGAGATCGCCGCGTCTCGCGCCGGCCTGCGCTACGAGTTGACCGAAGCCCACCACCGCCTCGATGCGCTGGCTTCTGACTGTCGCGCAATTCTGGCTCGCGGTGCCGGAATCCCGGTTGCCGGGCCCGTCGCAGCCTAG
- a CDS encoding MurT ligase domain-containing protein yields MSKEHRPLGARPSALRYFLPIMVGKAIRVAARLRGGGSAFPGYATLKLAPEFLHDITRQFEHGNIFVLGSNGKSTTTHMLTSIMRAHGLSVFTNPSGGNLPQGIASSLLGQVSATGRLNADIGVIEVDEAFGKVIAEALKPTAAVILNLQIDQIYRFFEPERVAGMFRDIVAEVSEIVVLNRDDHFLANLGSALEAEGRVDTSYFGLTDAAIAAAPHGQVIARDYANETGSPAAIARDVFVEVVAVEGAVATLSIGGAIHQVRLSGRGLHYAVDAAAAISLAHKVLGDKFSVQTSIDALQSAKPVYGRGEVVRHEGQDLEILLLKNLASFQMNVDYLDGAPESVMIAIDEGSKDLSWLYAADVSKFDHVDVVSGPKAAFMALRLGYAGIDYGVVEPDLEKALDQFLGSELPDDGKRTLILDYDQMIHGRRYLGHSDLESGAA; encoded by the coding sequence TTGAGTAAGGAGCACCGTCCGCTGGGTGCTCGTCCTTCGGCTCTTCGCTACTTCCTTCCGATCATGGTGGGAAAGGCGATTCGCGTAGCAGCTCGGCTACGGGGCGGCGGCTCGGCGTTCCCGGGATACGCCACCCTCAAGCTCGCGCCAGAGTTTTTGCACGACATCACCCGGCAGTTCGAGCACGGAAACATCTTTGTTCTCGGCTCGAATGGCAAGTCGACGACGACGCACATGCTCACGTCGATCATGCGGGCCCATGGCCTTTCGGTATTCACGAACCCGTCCGGCGGCAACCTTCCTCAGGGCATTGCCTCGTCGCTTCTGGGTCAGGTCTCTGCGACGGGTCGGTTGAATGCCGACATCGGCGTAATCGAGGTCGACGAGGCTTTCGGCAAGGTGATTGCCGAGGCACTCAAGCCGACGGCCGCCGTAATCCTCAATCTGCAGATCGATCAGATCTACCGGTTCTTCGAACCCGAGCGCGTCGCTGGAATGTTCCGCGACATCGTGGCCGAGGTCAGCGAGATTGTCGTGCTCAACAGGGACGATCACTTTCTCGCCAATCTCGGATCGGCACTTGAGGCCGAGGGTCGCGTCGACACGAGCTATTTTGGGTTGACGGATGCGGCAATCGCCGCTGCGCCTCACGGGCAAGTTATCGCGCGCGACTATGCCAACGAGACCGGGTCTCCTGCCGCTATCGCCCGCGATGTTTTCGTCGAGGTCGTCGCTGTAGAAGGCGCCGTTGCCACGTTGTCGATCGGCGGCGCTATCCACCAGGTTCGGCTTTCTGGGCGTGGTCTCCACTACGCCGTCGACGCTGCGGCGGCGATTTCTCTGGCGCACAAAGTGCTTGGCGACAAGTTCTCTGTGCAAACTTCGATCGATGCGCTGCAGTCGGCCAAGCCCGTCTATGGCCGGGGCGAGGTTGTCCGTCACGAAGGGCAGGATCTTGAGATCCTGCTTCTCAAGAACCTCGCCAGCTTCCAGATGAACGTCGACTACCTCGACGGGGCACCAGAGTCGGTCATGATCGCGATCGATGAGGGGAGCAAGGACTTGTCCTGGCTCTACGCAGCGGACGTATCGAAGTTCGACCATGTTGACGTGGTTTCTGGCCCTAAAGCCGCTTTCATGGCCCTTCGCCTGGGTTACGCCGGTATCGACTATGGCGTCGTCGAGCCGGATCTTGAGAAGGCTCTTGACCAGTTCTTGGGTTCCGAGTTGCCCGATGACGGCAAGCGGACACTGATCCTCGACTACGACCAGATGATCCACGGACGCCGATACCTTGGCCACAGCGATCTTGAGAGCGGTGCCGCATGA
- a CDS encoding RNA polymerase sigma factor — translation MATRKTTAEAATTDPEVEVAEAPAKKAPAKAAAKKAPAKTAAKTAAKSPRAKKAAAPEVDEEPEVDADAEHGDESDTEDTSKDEKLPTGAIVLSMADEDDEVPVYSAAITGATADPVKDYLKQIGKVALLNAAEEVELAMRIEAGLFAEDKLANEGEKLSPTQRRELQWVAKDGQRAKSHLLGANLRLVVSLAKRYTGRGMQFLDLIQEGNLGLIRAVEKFDYTKGFKFSTYATWWIRQAITRAMADQARTIRIPVHMVEVINKLARVQRQMLQDLGREPTPEELSRELDMTPEKVVEVQKYGREPISLHTPLGEDGDSEFGDLIEDTEAVVPADAVGFTMLQKQLESLLDSLSEREAGVIRMRFGLGDGMPKTLDQIGDTFGVTRERIRQIESKTMAKLRHPSRSQSLRDYLE, via the coding sequence ATGGCTACCCGCAAGACGACTGCTGAAGCCGCAACGACTGACCCTGAGGTCGAGGTCGCCGAGGCGCCCGCTAAAAAGGCTCCGGCCAAGGCTGCCGCCAAGAAGGCACCCGCCAAGACCGCGGCGAAGACCGCTGCCAAGTCCCCTCGCGCCAAGAAGGCTGCGGCACCTGAGGTTGACGAAGAGCCCGAGGTCGACGCCGACGCCGAACACGGCGACGAGAGCGACACCGAGGACACCTCGAAGGACGAAAAGCTGCCTACCGGTGCGATCGTTCTGTCGATGGCTGACGAGGACGACGAAGTCCCCGTGTACTCAGCCGCCATTACGGGCGCAACCGCTGACCCTGTCAAGGATTACCTGAAGCAGATTGGAAAGGTCGCCCTCCTCAACGCAGCTGAAGAGGTGGAGCTTGCCATGCGCATCGAGGCAGGTCTCTTTGCCGAGGACAAGCTCGCGAACGAGGGCGAGAAGCTCTCTCCGACGCAGCGGCGCGAACTCCAGTGGGTCGCCAAGGACGGGCAGCGCGCTAAGAGCCACCTGCTCGGCGCTAACCTCCGACTCGTAGTCTCGCTTGCAAAGCGGTACACGGGCCGTGGCATGCAGTTTCTTGACCTCATTCAAGAGGGCAACCTGGGCCTGATCCGTGCAGTCGAGAAGTTCGACTACACGAAGGGCTTCAAGTTCTCGACCTATGCGACCTGGTGGATCCGTCAGGCCATCACTCGCGCCATGGCCGACCAGGCCCGCACGATTCGCATTCCCGTGCACATGGTCGAGGTCATCAACAAGCTTGCCCGGGTGCAGCGTCAGATGCTTCAGGACCTTGGCCGCGAGCCAACGCCGGAGGAGCTGAGCCGCGAACTCGACATGACCCCAGAAAAGGTCGTCGAGGTTCAGAAGTATGGTCGCGAGCCCATCTCTCTGCACACACCGCTCGGTGAAGATGGCGACAGCGAATTCGGTGACCTTATCGAGGACACCGAAGCCGTGGTTCCCGCCGACGCCGTGGGCTTCACAATGCTTCAGAAGCAGCTCGAAAGCCTGCTTGACTCCCTCTCCGAGCGCGAAGCAGGAGTTATTCGTATGCGCTTCGGCCTAGGCGACGGTATGCCTAAGACTCTGGACCAGATCGGTGACACGTTCGGCGTTACGCGTGAGCGCATCCGCCAGATCGAGTCGAAGACGATGGCCAAGCTTCGCCACCCGTCGCGGTCGCAGTCGCTGCGGGATTACCTTGAGTAA
- a CDS encoding MFS transporter — protein sequence MNSRRSWIIWGAALFAYIVAVMQRSSLGVSAVEATDRFTISASALSTLAVVQLVVYAALQIPVGVLLDRFGSRVLIASGAVLMLTGQLLVAFSDHFALAVIGRMLVGAGDATTFISVLRLLPNWFGGKILPQVSQWTGNIGQLGQLLSVVPFAWLLHDFGWSAAFGAAALMSLVVFLLTLAIVHNAPDGAETAARPETWGGALRLARDALKRPGTQLGFWSHFTTQSPGTTFSLLWGFPFMVSALGYSTAQAAALLSVFLVVGLIAGPILGVLSARYPMRRSTMVIGIVLTTALTWAYVLIRNDPPPFWLVVLLIIVLGTGGPGSLISFDFARAFNPLRSHGSATGIVNVGGFVAAFVMMYLIGVSLDLASNLYSAAGNPVDLYSWETFRVAFASQFFVMAIGFVFLVLSRRKTRHRMKFDEGIEVAPLWVALSRAITRRRRE from the coding sequence GTGAACTCTCGGCGTTCATGGATTATCTGGGGCGCTGCTCTTTTCGCTTATATCGTCGCGGTCATGCAGCGCTCGTCGCTCGGCGTATCAGCGGTCGAGGCCACGGACCGCTTCACCATCTCGGCCTCTGCGCTTTCCACGCTGGCCGTGGTGCAGCTCGTCGTTTACGCCGCGTTGCAAATACCCGTTGGTGTGCTGCTCGATCGGTTCGGCTCCCGCGTCCTCATCGCCAGCGGTGCTGTGCTTATGCTCACCGGCCAGCTTCTCGTGGCGTTCTCCGACCATTTCGCGCTTGCGGTCATTGGCAGGATGCTGGTTGGTGCCGGCGATGCGACAACGTTTATTTCTGTGCTGCGACTGCTGCCCAACTGGTTCGGCGGCAAGATTCTTCCCCAGGTCTCGCAGTGGACGGGCAACATCGGGCAGCTCGGGCAGCTCCTCTCGGTGGTTCCGTTCGCCTGGTTGTTGCACGATTTTGGCTGGTCGGCGGCCTTCGGTGCAGCAGCGCTAATGTCCCTTGTTGTCTTTCTGCTCACGCTGGCAATCGTCCACAATGCGCCCGATGGTGCAGAGACCGCTGCCCGGCCCGAGACCTGGGGTGGTGCGCTCAGGCTTGCCCGTGATGCGCTCAAACGCCCTGGCACTCAGCTCGGGTTCTGGTCGCATTTCACTACTCAGTCTCCCGGTACGACTTTCAGCCTGCTCTGGGGATTCCCTTTCATGGTCAGTGCTCTGGGGTATTCCACGGCTCAGGCCGCAGCGCTCTTGAGCGTATTCCTCGTGGTCGGCCTCATCGCAGGACCGATTCTCGGTGTGCTTTCGGCGCGCTACCCCATGCGTCGGTCGACGATGGTGATCGGCATCGTGCTCACGACGGCGCTGACGTGGGCCTACGTACTCATCCGCAACGATCCGCCGCCGTTCTGGCTCGTGGTCCTGCTGATCATCGTCTTGGGCACCGGCGGGCCCGGCTCCCTCATCAGCTTCGACTTTGCGCGCGCATTCAACCCCCTGCGGAGCCACGGTTCGGCGACGGGGATTGTTAATGTTGGGGGATTCGTTGCTGCTTTTGTGATGATGTACCTGATCGGCGTGAGTCTCGATCTGGCTTCCAATCTCTATTCCGCAGCCGGCAACCCTGTCGACCTCTACTCCTGGGAGACCTTCCGGGTAGCGTTCGCTTCACAATTTTTCGTGATGGCTATCGGCTTTGTCTTCCTGGTGCTGTCGCGGCGCAAGACTCGGCATCGTATGAAGTTCGATGAGGGAATAGAAGTGGCCCCTCTGTGGGTTGCACTCTCCAGAGCAATCACCAGGCGCAGGCGCGAATAG
- a CDS encoding proteasome assembly chaperone family protein: MKVPEGLYELAGGVSVPAGLPLVAALTGFADAGSAISQFSEYLRESLDFETIALFENDELLDYRARRPMIYFDQDHLDNYRPARLSLDLVTDDVGQQFLFLSGYEPDFQWERFVAAVLGLVERFGALSTTWVHAIPMPVPHTRAIGVTVSGNRTELIESMSVWRPHTHVPANVLHLVEHALYESAESVCGFVLLVPHYLADTEYPDAAVKALECVTAATGLIFPTDSLRQDGRDFVARIDDQVGENLELARLVGALEERHDAYMEGNSLPSPLTDEDGELPTADEIAAELEKFLASRPRNDDEGSDR, translated from the coding sequence ATGAAAGTTCCTGAGGGCCTCTATGAACTCGCCGGCGGTGTATCCGTGCCGGCGGGGCTGCCCCTCGTCGCGGCGCTCACGGGATTTGCCGATGCCGGTTCCGCCATCTCACAGTTCAGCGAGTACCTGAGGGAGTCGCTCGATTTCGAGACGATCGCCCTGTTCGAGAATGACGAGCTCCTCGACTATCGCGCACGCCGCCCCATGATCTATTTCGACCAGGACCATCTGGACAACTATCGGCCAGCCCGGCTCTCGCTCGATCTGGTTACCGACGATGTCGGACAGCAGTTTCTCTTCCTCTCCGGGTACGAGCCCGACTTTCAATGGGAGCGGTTTGTTGCTGCGGTGCTCGGGCTGGTCGAGCGTTTCGGCGCTCTCTCCACGACGTGGGTCCACGCGATCCCCATGCCGGTTCCTCACACCCGCGCCATCGGCGTAACGGTGAGCGGCAATCGCACAGAACTTATTGAGTCGATGTCCGTGTGGCGACCGCACACCCATGTGCCGGCCAATGTGCTGCACCTGGTGGAGCACGCCCTGTACGAGTCGGCCGAATCGGTCTGCGGATTCGTGCTGCTTGTTCCTCACTACCTGGCGGATACGGAGTATCCGGATGCCGCAGTCAAGGCACTTGAGTGCGTGACTGCCGCCACCGGGCTCATCTTCCCGACCGACAGCCTCCGGCAGGACGGGCGCGACTTTGTGGCGCGCATCGACGACCAGGTGGGGGAGAACCTCGAGCTGGCTCGTCTTGTTGGTGCCCTTGAGGAACGGCATGACGCATATATGGAGGGCAATTCCCTTCCCTCACCCCTGACGGATGAGGATGGTGAGCTCCCTACGGCCGATGAGATCGCCGCCGAGCTTGAAAAGTTTCTTGCGTCTCGTCCCCGAAATGATGATGAAGGTTCCGACCGCTAG